The proteins below come from a single Deinococcus roseus genomic window:
- a CDS encoding diguanylate cyclase encodes MRTVRSYILQHKVLTWVLLVFAAVVVLLGNLLNSYYTLIQERYTQEQNQTQGIMEALLNLETGSRGYVITGKTEFLEPFELGKKQFPSSIADVQTLILDGPRNRQQDRLKLLQDINDAGKDWLQYAKGLQQLRAVNFQQAQRLVTSNAGKRRMDHLRLLMAQLQTVQMELLTSARNKSQSTLRIIQISSLLGMLLAALAALWQGLRLASRMTLVFQRMLQGTRAITQGDYSHQVPTHVPFQEARLVAEDFNHMAQKLVLSRQAIQDSQTTLTHNNLALEKINSEITRLSSLSDQLQTCLTLQEAYHTLTFLLPDFLPGSSGEVMLFNASRNQLSQFVVWGNDPLNLHTLTMTPSECFSLRIGQPYEVHPDHKMMPCPFMGETQNYQCVPMLAQGDTVGIFRVKNTEHRPDQNQLTRNLAKQLALAIANLQLREALRNQSIRDGLTGVYNRRYFEEAYQRELDRTARHLHPLGVLMLDVDHFKRYNDTHGHEAGDAVLKSFGQLLGRTVRSSDLVCRYGGEEFVVLLPETDLDTALKVAEKIRTGTEQMQPLTQDGLKLPFITVSVGVASTSSTTGETLLSAADQALYASKKAGRNRVTAAS; translated from the coding sequence ATGCGGACCGTTCGGAGCTACATCCTCCAGCACAAAGTCCTCACCTGGGTGTTGTTGGTGTTCGCTGCAGTGGTCGTGTTGCTGGGCAACCTGCTGAACAGCTACTACACCCTCATTCAGGAACGCTACACCCAGGAGCAAAACCAGACCCAGGGCATCATGGAAGCCCTGCTGAACCTGGAGACGGGCTCTCGCGGTTACGTGATCACCGGCAAAACCGAGTTTCTGGAACCTTTTGAACTGGGGAAAAAACAATTTCCCAGCAGCATTGCTGACGTGCAAACCCTGATTCTGGACGGTCCCAGAAACCGCCAGCAGGACCGCTTGAAACTGCTGCAGGACATCAACGATGCAGGAAAAGACTGGCTGCAGTACGCCAAGGGCCTGCAGCAGCTGCGCGCGGTGAACTTCCAGCAGGCCCAGCGTCTGGTGACCTCCAACGCAGGCAAACGCCGCATGGACCACCTGCGCCTCTTGATGGCCCAGCTTCAGACCGTGCAGATGGAATTGCTGACTTCGGCCCGCAACAAAAGCCAGTCCACCCTGCGGATCATCCAGATCAGCAGCCTGCTGGGCATGCTGCTGGCAGCCCTGGCTGCACTCTGGCAGGGCCTGAGGCTGGCCTCCAGAATGACCCTGGTGTTCCAGCGCATGTTGCAGGGCACCCGGGCCATCACGCAGGGCGATTACTCCCATCAGGTTCCCACCCATGTCCCCTTCCAGGAAGCCCGTCTGGTGGCCGAGGATTTCAACCACATGGCCCAGAAACTGGTGCTCTCCCGGCAGGCCATTCAGGATTCGCAGACCACCCTCACCCATAACAATCTGGCCCTGGAAAAAATCAACTCCGAAATCACCCGCCTGTCCAGCCTGTCCGACCAGCTGCAAACCTGCCTGACCCTGCAGGAGGCCTACCACACCCTGACTTTCCTGCTGCCGGACTTTCTGCCGGGAAGTTCTGGAGAGGTGATGCTGTTCAATGCCAGCCGCAACCAGCTCAGCCAGTTTGTGGTGTGGGGCAACGATCCGCTGAACCTGCACACCCTCACCATGACCCCCAGCGAGTGCTTCTCCCTGCGCATTGGACAGCCTTACGAGGTGCACCCGGACCACAAGATGATGCCCTGCCCTTTCATGGGAGAAACCCAGAATTATCAGTGTGTTCCCATGCTCGCTCAGGGTGACACCGTGGGCATCTTCCGGGTGAAAAACACGGAACACCGCCCGGACCAGAACCAGTTGACCCGCAATCTGGCCAAGCAACTGGCCCTTGCCATTGCCAATTTGCAGCTGCGGGAAGCCCTGCGCAACCAGTCCATCCGGGACGGGCTGACCGGGGTGTACAACCGGCGTTACTTCGAGGAGGCCTACCAGAGGGAACTGGACCGCACCGCCCGCCACCTGCATCCTCTGGGCGTGCTGATGCTGGATGTGGACCACTTCAAACGCTACAACGACACCCACGGCCATGAAGCGGGAGATGCAGTGCTGAAAAGCTTTGGTCAATTGCTGGGCCGCACGGTGCGGTCCAGCGATCTGGTGTGCCGTTATGGCGGAGAGGAATTTGTGGTGCTGCTCCCAGAAACCGATCTGGACACTGCCCTCAAGGTGGCCGAAAAAATCCGCACAGGCACCGAGCAGATGCAACCCCTCACCCAGGATGGGCTGAAATTGCCTTTCATCACGGTTTCTGTGGGGGTGGCTTCCACCAGCAGCACAACTGGCGAAACCCTGCTGTCTGCTGCAGATCAGGCCCTGTATGCTTCCAAAAAAGCCGGGCGCAATCGGGTGACGGCTGCTTCTTGA